In the genome of Notamacropus eugenii isolate mMacEug1 chromosome 5, mMacEug1.pri_v2, whole genome shotgun sequence, one region contains:
- the RS1 gene encoding retinoschisin: MAGWELKHKLHKWDDGEEPWYNKACKCDCQGSPNSVWSTGAASLGCMPECPYHKPLGFESGVVTPDQISCSNPEQYIGWYSSWTANKARLNSQGYGCAWLSKYQDSNQWLQIDLKEIKVISGILTQGRCDADEWMTKYSVQYRTDEGTNWVYYKDQTGNNRVFYGNSDRTSSVQNLLRPPIVSRYIRLIPLGWHVRIAIRMELLECMSKCV; the protein is encoded by the exons ATGGCAGGATGGGAATTAAAGCACAAGCTTCACAagtgg GATGATGGAGAAGAGCCTTGGTATAATAAAGCCTGCAAATGTGATTGTCAAGGCAGTCCGAATTCAGTATGGTCGACTGGAGCAGCCAGCTTAGGCTGCATGCCAG AATGCCCATACCATAAACCTTTGGGCTTTGAATCTGGAGTTGTTACTCCAGACCAAATCAGTTGCTCCAATCCAGAACAGTATATAGGATGGTATTCTTCATGGACAGCAAACAAGGCACGTCTCAATAGCCAAGGCTATGG GTGTGCATGGCTCTCCAAATATCAAGACAGCAATCAGTGGCTACAGATAGACTTGAAAGAAATCAAGGTGATTTCAGGGATCCTTACACAGGGACGCTGTGATGCTGATGAGTGGATGACTAAATACAGTGTACAATACCGGACTGATGAGGGCACAAACTGGGTTTATTACAAGGATCAAACTGGCAACAATCGA GTGTTCTACGGAAACTCAGACAGAACATCCTCTGTCCAGAATCTCTTAAGACCTCCTATTGTTTCCCGTTACATCCGTTTAATTCCCTTGGGCTGGCATGTGCGAATTGCCATCAGGATGGAGCTGTTGGAGTGCATGAGTAAATGTGTTTAG